Below is a window of Arabidopsis thaliana chromosome 2, partial sequence DNA.
AATAAGCAAGGGAACGATTCAATACCATGTGGAAGGACAGAGCATTAAGCTGCTTGGGTCTGTTAAATGTCAAGATTCTAACGCTCGATTTCTCTTCCACCAAAACCTGTGATCGAACTAAATTAGAGAAGAAGTGACCGTTTAAGATttggagaaaagaagagaaaacaaacctgaGAGTGAGAtgccatcttcttcttctccttttttttttcttacagtttTCCTTCGCCTTTGTATCCTCCCggacatgcatatatatataggaaaatattttggtttttttttttttgtgtagctaaaataaagtttaaaagttcttatttattttgttgttgatttatataaatctcatttttatgtaaacaaatgaatgaaaattttaatacttATTATGAAAACACAAGTATGAAAATCTGAGTGTCTCACACTCATCCACTAGCATTAAAGCTTACATAAGAAACTGCTAAAGCACACATAACTTAATAAAAGTCCAAAAATCCATGTAAATAGGGTTTCGTAATAAGTAGATTAATAGATATGTATGTAATGAACCATCAATAGAGTAACATGAAGAATTGTCACTTTGTGCAACTCTCTTGTTTCATCGTTTCATAATTCATTCAATGAAAAAGTATATCATAGTTTGGTATTtcttcaaatcattttttcactAAATAAAGCTTTAATGAACTTTAATCTATCTCATTGAGCTCTCTAAAAGTAAGAATCTAATTTTGCTACTTATATCAAATCACATTCCACAATCTACCCGTTTTTATAGGGGTTGAAACTTGTCAGCTCATACATGTCCTAAAAGAGAGCGTTGGTTTAATTTCACATTCCTATTCTTGCATCAATAAGATATGACAACATTGACAGTACTACATGTGCCTAACCTTTCTAACTTTCGTCGTGATCgattttcctttgttttctaaaacaaatagttttttattttctcttagtttagtatttattttatcttatagTCGACCCATCTTTTCACTTGCACattttcaatcaaacaaaaattacgtCGTACGTGAATAAATTGTCTTTATAACTCATATTTCCCTTTTTTCCAttcatcttccttttttgtCCGTTGGATTGATGCGTGACACTGAGAAATAGAAAGGTGGTTTCGCTATTATGGTTCTTTTAACATTGACTTTTGCTAGTATGGTTGAAAAAGATAGATTCTTATTTGGTATATTATATGTGactttattttggtttgttgtaagaaatcattatttatgacttttgttttctgtcaAGTGGTTGTAAATCTTAATTatactttgtttgtttcggtcaagaatatatatttattaaaaatgagtGTCGTAGAatactgaaaaataaaaggaaacgAGTCAGAAAACCAGACCAATCGGTCTTGGAGAAGACTAATCGATCCGACTGAGTTTATGCCATCCGTCAGCTATCCGATCCATCGGTCCACCAGTCTCTGCTCCTAGTTTCAGCTTTGATCCCTGCTTTTGATCCAAACACGTTCGAAACCACCcaatcctatacctaaaacatgtacaagattcaaaacacaataaaaaagacacaaaagatAGACTTTAACACGACAAATGAACCAAAACGACTGCTAAACATAGGACAAAAGACACCAAAAACACAATATATTAGAAGGCTCGAGCTAGTATAAAATAAGAGGAATGTCATCGAGGATAATCTTCTTCGCACACAAAAAACCTAGCTAGCAAGTTACATTTGtactatataatttaatttctgtGTATTAATACAGTTCATCATAAATAccaactttttcatttctttgtttccttttgttttcggTCTACAattcttctctttggttttATCAAGAAAGACTAATTCCAATTTATACTTATATTCACACCATAATTGGAACCGAATCTTGCATCCATAATGTGTGTTCCTCTTAATACCACAAATCGCGACcggataaaaataaaaatctgtgATGAATGAGTGGTTTGGATACCATAAAGTGGTTTAGATCAAAAATGTAATGAAGGCTCTAATATCACATAATGGAACCTCCAATCAAAGCATGTGCAATTACAATATATAACACAATATTTCCGTAGGAAAAAATTTCAgccttgattttgttttcttttattttcaataaaaaactTGGAACCATAAGTTCCTACATACACGAAAGTAATTACATAAAGGGAAAGTAGTGGAAATATGAGATATTAAACTCCTTGAAAGGAGTAAAAGAAGCATGtgtattcttattttctacaacaacaaaaaaaaaaagaaaaagaagaatggttCCGACACAGAATCTTGGTTAGGTCATTGGTTTAATGTCTGACCAATCACATTTTTCTACTTCACAACTTTGCTGCAATTCTTAAAGCATGCAAGTTGTTCCTTGGTGAAAGCTTAAGATCCTCCCATCGCTCCTCTTCTTCCACTCTCTCAAAGAACTGATCTACCATGCTATCCTTCATGTCCTCCAATCGCCTTGGCTCCCACTATAATTCCAACAatacaacatatataatttcaacAATATGACATAACAACAAATACTAAATGGAGAGATTTGTTAAACCTTTGGATTCCTATCTTTGTCTATCAATATGGCTCTGCACCCCTGCATaagtaaaacatgattttttaattattgtctTGTCTACAAAGTAAAATTTCAGGTTGAAGATACAATCAGAAAAGCTGTCAAAACCTCCACCAAGTCTTTGCTTAAATCTCCCTTCATCACATGACACACCATTCTATACTCGCGGGTAAGACAGTGTCCTACCCCTTGCAATCTTCCTTCTCTTATCTGAAATTTATACACATAGTCAGCTCTGTCCCATTATTGCATATGACACATTTTGGGAACTAACCGATCTAAGAGATATTTTAAGGCTTGAGGGTGAAGACTTCTTCAAAGCTCGAATCGTAGTTAAGCTCCAATCATCTAGTTCTTGAGTGGTCTCTCTCTCCTAACCAACACAGAGTGCAATGTCAAAGGTAAACTCAACCAACTTAGGAACGGAAGTCGACATATCCtatatattaatgaaaaaCTTACAAGTGCAGATATAATTTCTTCCATTGTTCTCTTCGAGAAGCACCTATCGATAACATCTAACCTGagtaaagtaaacaaattttgcATTATAGATCTAGTTATACATGGATTCTGTAAAGAGCGATTGAAAGCTGACACCAATACAAGGttgatatttataaaacatgcAACGTATTGATCATGACCAATAACagaataaaaagtttttttgcaCATGATCCCTAAAAAGCTTGCGATGTTGGCATGACAAAAGATATTTGGCAAAATCATATGCACTTGCCTGTGGTAAGCACTCTTCTGTTTAAGGTGCGGATGCTGAGTGTATGCATCAAGAATTGTTGAGACAAAGCTTGGATCACTTGACCCAACTTTGCAAAGATCTGTTTCTAGAGCTGTCAACCTCTGTGAAAATTAAAGGAGTAAAGTTACTATGTAAGCAAATAGTGCTTAACCAATAGTagctaaaaagaaaatctgaaGTGTAAAAGTCTTTCCAAAATGTCGAAGGAAATAGA
It encodes the following:
- a CDS encoding ATP-dependent caseinolytic (Clp) protease/crotonase family protein (ATP-dependent caseinolytic (Clp) protease/crotonase family protein; FUNCTIONS IN: catalytic activity; INVOLVED IN: metabolic process; EXPRESSED IN: 7 plant structures; EXPRESSED DURING: F mature embryo stage, petal differentiation and expansion stage, LP.12 twelve leaves visible; CONTAINS InterPro DOMAIN/s: Crotonase, core (InterPro:IPR001753); BEST Arabidopsis thaliana protein match is: beta-hydroxyisobutyryl-CoA hydrolase 1 (TAIR:AT5G65940.1); Has 35333 Blast hits to 34131 proteins in 2444 species: Archae - 798; Bacteria - 22429; Metazoa - 974; Fungi - 991; Plants - 531; Viruses - 0; Other Eukaryotes - 9610 (source: NCBI BLink).) is translated as MASQSQVLVEEKSSVRILTLNRPKQLNALCFNMISRLLQLFRAYEEDPSVKLVILKGQGRAFCAGGDVPPVVQNMVQGKWRLGADFFRDQYTLNYVMATYSKPQVSILNGIVMGAGAGVSIHGRFRIATENTVFAMPETSLGLFPDVGASYFLSRLPGFFGEYVGLTGARLDGAELLACGLATHFVPSTRLTALETDLCKVGSSDPSFVSTILDAYTQHPHLKQKSAYHRLDVIDRCFSKRTMEEIISALERETTQELDDWSLTTIRALKKSSPSSLKISLRSIREGRLQGVGHCLTREYRMVCHVMKGDLSKDLVEGCRAILIDKDRNPKWEPRRLEDMKDSMVDQFFERVEEEERWEDLKLSPRNNLHALRIAAKL
- a CDS encoding ATP-dependent caseinolytic (Clp) protease/crotonase family protein, producing MISRLLQLFRAYEEDPSVKLVILKGQGRAFCAGGDVPPVVQNMVQGKWRLGADFFRDQYTLNYVMATYSKPQVSILNGIVMGAGAGVSIHGRFRIATENTVFAMPETSLGLFPDVGASYFLSRLPGFFGEYVGLTGARLDGAELLACGLATHFVPSTRLTALETDLCKVGSSDPSFVSTILDAYTQHPHLKQKSAYHRLDVIDRCFSKRTMEEIISALERETTQELDDWSLTTIRALKKSSPSSLKISLRSIREGRLQGVGHCLTREYRMVCHVMKGDLSKDLVEGCRAILIDKDRNPKWEPRRLEDMKDSMVDQFFERVEEEERWEDLKLSPRNNLHALRIAAKL